From the Accumulibacter sp. genome, one window contains:
- a CDS encoding LrgB family protein — MSASALWVYLAASPLLGLTLTLLAYLAASRIHQRCGGHPLANPVLLAVATLVGLLWLTDTPYRTYFDGAQFVHFLLGPATVALAIPLHAQLPRLRRMAMPLLLALLIGSLTAALSAVAIGALLGASRATLLSLAPKSVTTPIAMGIAERTGGLPSLTAVLVIITGVLGAILARSIHRALHIDDDAQRGFALGIAAHGIGTARAFQESEQMGAFAALAMGLNGLLTALLLPIVMPFVLGG, encoded by the coding sequence ATGAGCGCGAGCGCGCTCTGGGTCTACCTCGCCGCCTCGCCGCTTCTCGGCCTGACACTGACCCTGCTCGCCTACCTCGCAGCCAGCCGGATCCACCAGCGCTGCGGCGGCCACCCGCTCGCCAATCCGGTCCTGCTCGCGGTCGCAACCCTCGTCGGCCTGCTGTGGCTGACCGACACCCCCTACCGCACCTACTTCGACGGCGCCCAGTTCGTCCACTTCCTGCTCGGACCCGCCACCGTGGCGCTGGCGATCCCGCTGCACGCCCAGCTTCCCCGCCTGCGGCGAATGGCCATGCCACTGCTCCTCGCCCTGCTGATCGGCTCGCTGACTGCCGCCCTGTCGGCCGTCGCCATCGGCGCCCTGCTCGGAGCGAGCCGGGCGACGCTGCTGTCGCTGGCGCCGAAGTCGGTGACGACGCCGATCGCCATGGGCATCGCCGAGCGCACCGGCGGCCTGCCGTCGCTGACCGCCGTCCTGGTGATCATCACCGGCGTCCTCGGCGCGATTCTCGCCCGCTCGATCCATCGCGCGCTGCATATCGACGACGATGCGCAACGCGGCTTCGCCCTCGGCATCGCCGCGCACGGCATCGGCACCGCGCGCGCCTTCCAGGAAAGCGAACAGATGGGCGCCTTTGCCGCCCTGGCGATGGGTCTCAATGGCCTGCTGACGGCACTGCTGCTGCCGATCGTGATGCCGTTCGTCCTCGGCGGCTAG
- a CDS encoding FAD-dependent oxidoreductase, with translation MKPTDISAPDYFHKVVDCQWACPAHTPVPEYIRLIAGGRYSEAYMVNWVSNVFPGILGRTCDRPCEPACRRSRVEDETPDGRERREPVAICRLKRVAADYKEDIRHLLPQPAAQKNGRRIACIGAGPASLTVARDLAPLGYEVVVYDGDRLAGGMMRTQIPKFRLPEGVIDEETGYILDLGVDFRGGHYIRSLKAVLDEGYDAVFVGCGAPRGQDLDIPGRKAAAKHIHLGIDWLANVAFGHVSSISKRVVVLGGGNTAMDCCRSARRLGGEDVKVIVRSGFEQMKASPWEKEDAMHEGIPILNNLVPKNFTHNGGRLTGVTFQKVRSVYDENGRRTLVPTGEPDPHFECDTVLVAVGQENAFPWIERDIGIEFDKWGLPKLDERTMQSTLPNVFFGGDAAFGPKNIIWAVAHGHEAAVSIDRLLNGEDVAARPAPTTSLVSQKMGIHAWRYDNAISNDRRLRVPLRDVSAALKNIRIEVELGFDPQLAFQEAQRCLNCDVQTVFSNRLCIECDACMDICPMDCISFTHNGDEDDLRTRLQAPALNRSQDLYVSGTLKTGRVMVKDEDVCLHCGLCAERCPTGAWDMQKYLLVMTHAGCARTGASEAPAAVT, from the coding sequence TTGAAGCCAACCGACATCAGCGCTCCCGACTACTTCCACAAGGTCGTCGACTGCCAGTGGGCCTGCCCGGCACACACGCCCGTTCCCGAATACATCCGCCTGATCGCCGGCGGGCGCTACAGCGAAGCCTACATGGTGAACTGGGTGTCGAACGTCTTTCCCGGCATCCTCGGCCGCACCTGTGACCGCCCCTGCGAGCCCGCCTGCCGCCGCAGCCGCGTCGAGGACGAGACCCCCGACGGCCGCGAGCGCCGGGAGCCGGTCGCCATCTGCCGCCTGAAGCGCGTCGCCGCCGATTACAAGGAAGACATCCGCCACCTGCTGCCGCAACCGGCAGCGCAGAAGAACGGCCGCCGCATCGCCTGCATCGGCGCCGGCCCGGCGTCGCTGACCGTCGCCCGCGACCTCGCACCGCTCGGCTACGAGGTCGTCGTCTACGACGGCGACCGGCTCGCCGGCGGCATGATGCGCACGCAAATCCCCAAGTTTCGCCTGCCCGAGGGCGTCATCGACGAGGAGACCGGCTACATCCTCGACCTCGGGGTCGACTTCCGCGGTGGCCACTACATCCGTTCGCTGAAGGCGGTGCTCGACGAGGGCTACGACGCCGTCTTCGTCGGCTGTGGTGCGCCGCGCGGCCAGGATCTCGACATTCCCGGGCGCAAGGCGGCGGCCAAGCACATCCACCTCGGCATCGACTGGCTGGCGAATGTCGCCTTCGGCCACGTCAGCTCGATCAGCAAACGGGTCGTCGTCCTCGGTGGCGGCAACACCGCCATGGACTGCTGCCGCTCGGCAAGACGTCTCGGCGGCGAGGACGTCAAGGTCATCGTCCGCTCCGGCTTCGAGCAGATGAAGGCCAGCCCGTGGGAGAAGGAGGACGCGATGCACGAGGGCATCCCGATCCTCAACAACCTCGTGCCGAAGAACTTCACGCACAACGGCGGCCGCCTGACCGGCGTCACCTTCCAGAAGGTGCGCTCGGTCTATGACGAGAACGGGCGCCGGACGCTGGTCCCGACCGGCGAGCCCGACCCGCATTTCGAATGCGACACCGTGCTCGTCGCCGTCGGCCAGGAGAATGCCTTTCCGTGGATCGAGCGCGACATCGGCATCGAGTTCGACAAGTGGGGGCTGCCGAAGCTCGACGAACGGACGATGCAGTCGACGCTGCCGAACGTCTTCTTCGGTGGCGACGCCGCTTTCGGGCCGAAGAACATCATCTGGGCGGTGGCGCACGGCCACGAGGCGGCGGTATCGATCGACCGCCTGCTGAACGGCGAGGACGTCGCCGCACGACCGGCGCCGACGACCAGCCTGGTGTCGCAGAAGATGGGCATCCACGCCTGGCGCTACGACAACGCGATCTCGAACGACCGCCGCCTGCGCGTCCCGCTGCGCGACGTGTCGGCGGCGCTGAAGAACATCCGGATCGAGGTCGAGCTCGGCTTCGATCCGCAACTCGCCTTCCAGGAAGCGCAGCGCTGCCTGAACTGCGACGTGCAGACGGTATTCAGCAACCGCCTGTGCATCGAGTGCGACGCCTGCATGGACATCTGCCCGATGGACTGCATCAGCTTCACGCACAACGGCGACGAGGACGACCTGCGGACACGCCTGCAGGCGCCGGCGCTCAACCGGAGCCAGGACCTCTACGTCTCGGGCACGCTGAAGACCGGCCGGGTGATGGTCAAGGACGAGGATGTCTGCCTGCACTGCGGCCTGTGCGCCGAGCGCTGCCCGACCGGCGCCTGGGACATGCAGAAGTACCTGCTGGTCATGACGCATGCCGGCTGCGCGCGCACGGGCGCCAGCGAAGCACCGGCAGCGGTCACCTGA
- a CDS encoding c-type cytochrome: MRLLTTFLPSGFLAASLLLASPAVVAEPPSWAYPVNPPDFVPRPEDGVARSVPDSAARYSVTQLRDRFLAPVWHPGDHPALPRVVAEGRRPDVYACGYCHRADGSGGPENADIAGLPAAYIVRQLADFASGARRSAVPTRAPIRLKLHMAPHLSSEEAAAAAEYFSRLRPQSRLRVVETGSVPRTQVASWILEAITGGGAEPIGQRIVELPEDFERFENRDSRARFVAYVPPGSIARGEWLVTTGGNGKTLPCADCHGAGLRGDAEVPPIVGRSPSYVFRQLYDIRHGARSGERVQPMQATVATLTIDDMLAIAAYLAAAGVR; encoded by the coding sequence GTGCGCCTGCTGACGACCTTTTTGCCGTCCGGGTTTCTCGCCGCCAGTCTGCTGCTGGCCAGTCCGGCAGTGGTCGCCGAACCGCCCTCCTGGGCCTACCCGGTGAACCCGCCGGACTTCGTTCCCCGCCCGGAGGACGGGGTCGCACGCAGCGTTCCCGACAGCGCGGCCCGCTACTCGGTGACGCAACTGCGCGACCGCTTTCTCGCGCCGGTGTGGCATCCGGGCGATCATCCGGCTCTGCCCCGCGTCGTTGCCGAGGGGAGGCGGCCAGACGTCTACGCCTGCGGCTACTGCCACCGGGCTGACGGCTCCGGCGGGCCGGAAAACGCCGACATCGCGGGTCTCCCGGCGGCCTACATCGTGCGGCAGCTCGCCGACTTCGCGAGCGGGGCGCGACGCAGCGCGGTGCCGACGCGGGCACCGATCCGCCTCAAGCTGCACATGGCGCCGCATCTCTCGAGCGAGGAGGCCGCTGCCGCGGCCGAGTACTTTTCACGCCTGCGGCCGCAAAGCAGGCTGCGTGTCGTCGAGACCGGCTCCGTGCCGCGGACGCAGGTCGCGAGCTGGATCCTCGAAGCCATCACGGGCGGTGGCGCGGAGCCGATCGGGCAGCGCATCGTCGAGCTTCCCGAGGATTTCGAGCGGTTCGAGAACCGCGATTCGCGGGCGCGCTTCGTCGCCTACGTACCGCCGGGGAGCATTGCCCGCGGCGAGTGGCTGGTGACGACGGGCGGCAACGGCAAGACGCTGCCGTGTGCCGACTGCCATGGGGCGGGACTGCGCGGCGATGCCGAGGTGCCGCCGATCGTCGGTCGCTCGCCGAGCTACGTCTTCCGCCAGCTCTACGACATCAGGCACGGCGCGCGCAGCGGCGAACGCGTGCAGCCGATGCAGGCCACGGTGGCGACGTTGACGATCGACGACATGCTCGCCATCGCCGCCTACCTGGCGGCAGCGGGTGTCCGCTGA
- a CDS encoding acyl CoA:acetate/3-ketoacid CoA transferase produces the protein MRSKIVTAEEAIALIRDGDTLASTGFVQTGFAEALLSAPERRFLASGSPKNLTLFAAAGQGDGHSLGLNHLGHEGLLRRVVAGHWGRMPKVAQLALDNRIQAYNLPQGIICQLFRDLAGGKPGSFSKVGLHTFVDPRYGGGRINAATTRDIVKLVEVDDEEWLFYKVGTVNVAFVRGTTADTFGNITMEREALTLNNLAMAMAAKNSNGIVIAQVERIAERNGLPPRQVKIPGILVDCVVIAEPAQHMQTLATPYSAAYAGEFRVPAASIVSTPLSERKIIARRAAFELPPNGIINLGVGMPEGVAAVANEERISHLLTLTVESGLIGGIPSSGGNFGTGVNMDAVIDENQQFDFYDGGGLDMACLGMAECDAAGNVDVSRYGGRLTGAGGFINISQNARLVVFVGTFTGKGLKVEVVDGKLRIVQEGTQRKFVRQVEQITFNGQYAYDRCKPVYYVTERCVFRRVRRGLALIEVAPGIDVARDILPHMDFEPIIGDYAEMDARIFDNNPMGLEAELLNLSMPERVIYDAERNILFLNFEGMYVRVREDVQAIWDICELRCRQAGKRVGVIINYDRFRINQDMYDAYAEMDRYFLANYFIQITRYATSAFLRAKLGEAFSARSIAPHVFERREEAQAYLAGRGGENGRGG, from the coding sequence ATGCGCAGCAAGATCGTCACCGCCGAGGAAGCGATCGCCCTGATCCGCGACGGCGATACCCTGGCCAGTACCGGTTTCGTCCAGACCGGCTTCGCCGAGGCCCTGCTCTCGGCGCCCGAACGCCGCTTCCTCGCCAGCGGCAGCCCGAAGAACCTGACGCTGTTCGCCGCCGCCGGCCAGGGCGACGGCCACAGCCTCGGCCTCAACCACCTCGGCCACGAGGGACTGCTGCGCCGCGTCGTCGCCGGCCACTGGGGGCGCATGCCGAAGGTCGCGCAGCTCGCCCTCGACAACCGCATCCAGGCCTACAACCTGCCGCAGGGAATCATCTGCCAGCTCTTCCGCGACCTCGCCGGCGGCAAGCCCGGCTCCTTCTCCAAGGTCGGCCTGCACACCTTCGTCGATCCGCGCTACGGCGGTGGCCGGATCAATGCCGCGACGACGCGCGACATCGTCAAGCTGGTCGAGGTCGACGACGAGGAATGGCTGTTCTACAAGGTCGGCACGGTCAACGTCGCCTTCGTCCGCGGCACCACCGCCGACACCTTCGGCAACATCACCATGGAACGTGAAGCGCTCACCCTCAACAACCTGGCGATGGCGATGGCGGCCAAGAACAGCAACGGCATCGTCATCGCGCAGGTCGAGCGGATTGCCGAGCGCAACGGCCTGCCGCCGCGCCAGGTCAAGATCCCCGGCATCCTCGTCGATTGCGTCGTCATCGCCGAACCGGCGCAGCACATGCAGACGCTGGCGACACCGTACAGCGCCGCCTACGCCGGCGAGTTCCGCGTGCCGGCGGCGAGCATCGTCTCCACGCCGCTCAGCGAGCGCAAGATCATCGCCCGCCGTGCCGCCTTCGAGCTGCCGCCGAACGGCATCATCAACCTCGGCGTCGGCATGCCGGAGGGCGTCGCGGCGGTCGCCAACGAGGAGCGCATCTCGCACCTGCTGACGCTGACCGTCGAATCCGGGCTGATCGGCGGCATCCCGTCGAGCGGCGGCAACTTCGGCACCGGCGTCAACATGGACGCGGTGATCGACGAAAACCAGCAGTTCGACTTCTACGACGGCGGCGGCCTCGACATGGCCTGCCTCGGCATGGCCGAGTGCGACGCCGCCGGCAACGTCGACGTCAGCCGCTACGGTGGCCGCCTGACCGGCGCCGGCGGCTTCATCAACATCAGCCAGAACGCCCGCCTCGTCGTCTTCGTCGGCACCTTCACCGGCAAGGGCCTCAAGGTCGAGGTCGTCGACGGCAAGCTGCGGATCGTGCAGGAAGGGACGCAGCGCAAGTTCGTCCGGCAGGTCGAGCAGATCACCTTCAACGGCCAGTACGCCTACGATCGCTGCAAGCCGGTCTACTACGTCACGGAACGCTGCGTCTTCCGGCGCGTCCGCCGCGGTCTGGCGCTGATCGAGGTCGCCCCGGGAATCGACGTCGCGCGCGACATCCTGCCGCACATGGATTTCGAACCGATCATCGGCGACTACGCCGAGATGGACGCGCGCATCTTCGACAACAACCCGATGGGGCTCGAAGCCGAACTGCTCAACCTTTCGATGCCCGAGCGCGTCATCTACGACGCCGAGCGCAACATCCTCTTCCTCAACTTCGAGGGCATGTACGTGCGCGTCCGCGAGGACGTGCAGGCGATCTGGGACATCTGCGAACTGCGCTGCCGCCAGGCCGGCAAGCGCGTCGGCGTCATCATCAACTACGACCGCTTCCGCATCAACCAGGACATGTACGACGCCTACGCCGAAATGGACCGCTACTTCCTCGCCAACTACTTCATCCAGATCACCCGCTACGCCACCAGCGCCTTCCTGCGCGCCAAGCTCGGCGAAGCCTTCTCGGCGCGCAGCATCGCGCCGCACGTCTTCGAGCGGCGGGAAGAAGCGCAGGCCTACCTCGCCGGGCGCGGCGGCGAGAACGGGCGCGGCGGCTGA
- a CDS encoding CidA/LrgA family protein, translated as MIGAITLLLVFQLVGEVVARGLALPIPGPVIGMALLFVALCWRGGPSTALRTTAQGMLQHLSLLFIPAGTGIMLHFQRMSDELLPLLVSLLVSTVVTIAVTALALRFLARRSDRQARTR; from the coding sequence ATGATCGGCGCCATCACCCTGCTGCTCGTCTTCCAGCTGGTTGGCGAGGTGGTCGCCCGCGGCCTGGCCTTGCCGATTCCCGGTCCGGTGATCGGCATGGCCCTGCTCTTCGTCGCGCTCTGTTGGCGTGGCGGGCCTTCGACCGCGCTGCGCACGACCGCCCAGGGCATGCTGCAGCACCTCTCGCTGCTCTTCATCCCGGCTGGCACCGGCATCATGCTGCACTTCCAGCGCATGTCCGACGAACTGCTGCCGCTGCTCGTCTCGCTGCTCGTCAGCACCGTCGTCACCATCGCCGTGACGGCGCTTGCGCTGCGCTTCCTCGCCCGCCGCAGCGACAGGCAGGCAAGGACGCGATGA
- a CDS encoding 2-oxoacid:ferredoxin oxidoreductase subunit beta, whose amino-acid sequence MTYIAKPKLHHPSLVKNRVGFTRRDYEGKISTLCAGCGHDSISASIIQACWELDIEPHRVAKLSGIGCSSKTPDYFLGNSHGFNTVHGRMPSVLTGAYLANRELIYLGVSGDGDSASIGLGQFAHVMRRGVNMTYLVENNGVYGLTKGQFSATADKGSRSKKGQSNNDAPIDLVTLALVMGATFVARGFSGDKAQLVPLLRSALAHQGAAVIDILSPCITFNNHSGSTKSYDYVREHNEAVNRLDFISLREEITADYAAGEVIDVRQHDGSIVRLRKLHADYDPTDRIRAMSYIQEHAARGEVVTGLLYVDPEAADLHRQLGTVEQPLNTLGAAELCPGSKALEKINAALR is encoded by the coding sequence ATGACCTACATTGCCAAACCGAAACTGCACCACCCGAGCCTGGTGAAGAACCGTGTCGGCTTCACCCGCCGCGACTACGAGGGCAAGATCTCGACCCTCTGCGCCGGCTGCGGCCACGACTCGATCTCGGCATCGATCATCCAGGCGTGCTGGGAACTCGACATCGAACCGCACCGTGTCGCCAAGCTGTCGGGAATCGGCTGCTCGTCAAAGACGCCCGACTACTTCCTCGGCAACTCGCACGGCTTCAACACCGTGCATGGCCGCATGCCCTCGGTGCTCACCGGCGCCTACCTCGCCAACCGCGAGCTGATCTACCTCGGCGTCTCGGGAGACGGCGACTCGGCGTCGATCGGCCTCGGCCAGTTCGCGCACGTCATGCGCCGCGGCGTGAACATGACCTACCTGGTCGAGAACAACGGCGTCTACGGCCTCACCAAGGGCCAGTTCTCGGCCACCGCCGACAAGGGCTCGCGCTCCAAGAAGGGGCAGAGCAACAACGACGCGCCGATCGACCTCGTGACGCTGGCGCTGGTCATGGGCGCCACCTTCGTCGCCCGCGGCTTCTCCGGCGACAAGGCGCAACTCGTGCCGCTGCTCCGCTCGGCGCTCGCCCACCAGGGCGCGGCGGTGATCGACATCCTGTCGCCGTGCATCACCTTCAACAACCACTCCGGCAGCACCAAGAGCTACGACTACGTGCGCGAGCACAACGAGGCGGTGAACCGCCTCGACTTCATCAGCCTGCGCGAGGAAATCACCGCAGACTACGCCGCCGGTGAAGTCATCGACGTGCGACAGCACGACGGTTCGATCGTCCGCCTGCGCAAGCTGCACGCGGACTACGACCCGACCGACCGCATCCGCGCCATGTCGTACATCCAGGAACACGCCGCGCGCGGCGAGGTCGTCACCGGCCTGCTCTACGTCGACCCCGAGGCCGCCGACCTGCACCGGCAACTCGGCACCGTCGAACAGCCGCTGAATACCCTCGGCGCCGCCGAGCTCTGTCCCGGCTCGAAGGCACTGGAGAAGATCAACGCCGCCCTGCGCTAG
- a CDS encoding rhodanese-like domain-containing protein, whose amino-acid sequence MLGKFLLSLLALSLPLQLRAEVVDIGNAELARLLAAGVPVIDIRTAGEWRETGVVPNSRLLTFFDERGRADAPAWLQQVQGVAKPDSPVIVICRSGNRTRAASQFLSQQGGYRTVYNVRDGIRAWAAEGRPLAPVSAGMAAGCAGSC is encoded by the coding sequence ATGCTCGGCAAATTTCTCCTTTCTCTTCTGGCCCTGTCCTTGCCGTTGCAGTTGCGCGCCGAGGTGGTCGACATCGGCAACGCCGAACTGGCCCGCCTGCTGGCGGCCGGCGTGCCGGTGATCGACATCCGCACCGCCGGCGAGTGGCGCGAGACCGGCGTCGTCCCGAACAGCCGGCTGCTGACCTTCTTCGACGAGCGCGGCCGCGCCGACGCGCCGGCCTGGCTGCAGCAGGTGCAGGGCGTCGCGAAGCCCGACTCGCCGGTGATCGTCATCTGTCGCAGCGGTAACCGGACGCGCGCGGCAAGCCAGTTTCTCTCGCAGCAGGGTGGCTACCGCACGGTCTATAACGTTCGCGACGGGATCCGCGCCTGGGCGGCCGAGGGCCGGCCGCTGGCGCCGGTGAGCGCCGGCATGGCTGCCGGCTGTGCCGGTAGTTGCTGA
- a CDS encoding 2-oxoacid:acceptor oxidoreductase subunit alpha, which produces MQKIEAVNDFVVKFANINGSGSASANELFARAILRMGVPVSPRNIFPSNIQGLPTWFEVRVTEHGYLGRRGGVDLMVAMNPQSWEQDVREIDPGGYLFYDSSKPVPRARLRNDIHVLGMPLTEICNDTYSDSRERQLFKNIIYVGALTTLLDIDPQEIEKLFGEQYKGKEKLFDSNLQALNLGREYARQHLKPIALKVERRDRVGDMIFTDGNSAAALGCIYGGATVCAWYPITPSSSVPEAFERYAQKLRTDPASGEKRYSIVQAEDELASIGMVIGAGWNGARAFTATSGPGISLMAEFIGLAYFAEIPAVLINVQRGGPSTGMPTRTQQADVLACAYASHGDTRHVLLFPEDPYECFEMSAQALDLAERLQTPVFVMTDLDIGMNQRLCRPFAWDDNREYDRGKVMTREALDAGTDFGRYLDVDGDGIPYRTYPGTHPTKGGYFTRGTTKNAYAVYSEAGADYIYNMQRLRQKFETAKSLVPLPVLTAARYPARFAAIFYGSTGPAMQEALAALAEQGIYLNALRIRAFPFQNEIADFIAAHSKVFVFEQNFDGQLTTLLINEAHANPASLVPVLHYDGTPITARFITQEIAERVARLNVRPLRENMVA; this is translated from the coding sequence ATGCAGAAGATCGAAGCAGTCAACGATTTCGTCGTCAAGTTCGCCAACATCAACGGCTCCGGATCGGCATCGGCGAACGAACTGTTTGCCCGCGCGATCCTGCGCATGGGGGTGCCGGTATCGCCGCGCAACATCTTCCCGTCGAACATCCAGGGATTGCCGACCTGGTTCGAGGTACGCGTCACCGAACACGGCTACCTCGGTCGCCGTGGCGGCGTCGACCTGATGGTGGCGATGAATCCGCAGAGCTGGGAGCAGGACGTGCGCGAGATCGACCCCGGCGGCTACCTCTTCTACGACAGCTCGAAGCCGGTGCCGCGCGCCCGCCTGCGCAACGACATCCACGTCCTCGGCATGCCGCTGACCGAGATCTGCAACGACACCTACAGCGATTCGCGCGAGCGCCAGCTGTTCAAGAACATCATCTACGTCGGCGCCCTGACGACCCTGCTCGACATCGACCCGCAGGAGATCGAGAAGCTCTTCGGCGAACAGTACAAGGGCAAGGAGAAGCTGTTCGACTCCAACCTGCAGGCGCTCAACCTCGGCCGCGAGTACGCCCGCCAGCACCTGAAGCCGATCGCCCTCAAGGTCGAGCGCCGCGACCGCGTCGGCGACATGATCTTCACCGACGGCAACAGCGCCGCCGCACTCGGCTGCATCTACGGCGGCGCGACGGTCTGCGCCTGGTACCCGATCACCCCCTCGTCGTCGGTCCCCGAAGCCTTCGAGCGCTACGCCCAGAAGCTGCGCACCGACCCGGCCAGCGGCGAGAAGCGCTACAGCATCGTGCAGGCCGAAGACGAGCTGGCGTCGATCGGCATGGTCATCGGCGCCGGCTGGAATGGCGCCCGCGCCTTCACCGCCACCTCCGGCCCCGGCATCTCGCTGATGGCCGAGTTCATCGGCCTCGCCTACTTCGCCGAGATCCCGGCGGTGCTGATCAACGTCCAGCGCGGCGGCCCGTCGACCGGCATGCCGACGCGCACGCAACAGGCCGACGTCCTCGCCTGCGCCTATGCCTCGCACGGCGACACCCGGCACGTCCTGCTGTTTCCCGAAGACCCCTACGAGTGCTTCGAGATGTCGGCGCAGGCGCTCGACCTCGCCGAGCGGCTGCAGACCCCGGTCTTCGTCATGACCGACCTCGACATCGGCATGAACCAGCGCCTCTGCCGCCCCTTCGCCTGGGACGACAACCGCGAGTACGACCGCGGCAAGGTGATGACGCGCGAAGCACTCGACGCCGGCACCGATTTCGGCCGCTACCTCGACGTCGATGGCGACGGCATCCCCTACCGCACCTATCCCGGAACGCACCCGACGAAGGGCGGCTACTTCACCCGCGGCACGACCAAGAACGCCTACGCCGTCTACTCGGAAGCCGGCGCCGACTACATCTACAACATGCAGCGGCTGCGGCAGAAGTTCGAGACCGCCAAGTCGCTGGTGCCGCTGCCGGTGCTCACCGCCGCCCGCTACCCGGCACGCTTCGCCGCCATCTTCTACGGCTCGACCGGCCCGGCGATGCAGGAAGCGCTGGCTGCGCTCGCCGAACAGGGCATCTACCTCAACGCCCTGCGGATTCGCGCCTTCCCCTTCCAGAACGAGATCGCCGACTTCATCGCCGCGCACTCGAAGGTCTTCGTCTTCGAACAGAACTTCGACGGACAGCTGACGACCCTGCTGATCAACGAGGCGCACGCCAACCCGGCCAGCCTGGTCCCGGTGCTGCACTACGACGGCACGCCGATCACCGCCCGCTTCATCACCCAAGAGATCGCCGAACGCGTCGCCCGGCTGAACGTCCGCCCACTCCGCGAGAACATGGTGGCCTGA
- a CDS encoding acetate uptake transporter: MAEQKLGNPAVVGLAGFGLTTMVLQFHNVGWMGLGPVVWLGLIFGGLAQMIAGLQEMKTGNNFGYCAFTAYGCFWIALALLLIGNHYDLYTSSKTDVGWFLIAWTMFTFILWIGSLRIHGALALTFTLLLIGFILLDLAHFGFPELTVVAGYELMATAAMAWYIMAHIIFADVFGRDVLPVGRPWIA; this comes from the coding sequence ATGGCGGAGCAGAAGCTGGGTAATCCGGCGGTCGTCGGTCTGGCCGGTTTCGGGTTGACGACGATGGTGTTGCAGTTCCACAACGTCGGCTGGATGGGGCTGGGCCCCGTCGTCTGGCTGGGGCTGATCTTCGGCGGGTTGGCGCAGATGATCGCCGGCTTGCAGGAGATGAAGACGGGCAACAACTTCGGCTATTGCGCATTCACTGCCTATGGCTGTTTCTGGATCGCTCTGGCGCTCCTGCTGATCGGCAACCACTACGATCTCTACACCTCGAGCAAGACCGATGTCGGCTGGTTCCTGATCGCCTGGACGATGTTCACCTTCATCCTGTGGATCGGCTCGCTGCGCATTCACGGTGCTCTGGCACTGACTTTCACACTGTTGCTGATCGGCTTCATCCTGCTCGATCTCGCGCATTTCGGCTTTCCCGAACTGACCGTCGTTGCCGGCTACGAGTTGATGGCGACGGCGGCGATGGCCTGGTACATCATGGCCCACATCATCTTCGCCGACGTCTTCGGCCGTGACGTCCTGCCGGTTGGCCGGCCGTGGATTGCCTAG
- a CDS encoding phosphatase PAP2 family protein, producing the protein MFSSLHVTCGPRQHLASLRKPLLFLALSAALLLAIGQYTDIDLWLADLHFDRERGLFPWDQSWFGRTFMHIWVKNVLVWSGFLLVAAALFDLVRPWPRLGAAGRARLRLLALAATFAPMLVRSLKARSAMHCPWGIERYDGSHPFLRILDAVPADWPAGQCFPAGHASAGMWLAALAVLWLPHSPRKALLAYAGGSSVGLLLGWVQQMRGQHFLTHTLWTAWLTSAVLVALLAVFARHLLPAAPAAAAARWPGTSRRCASGGD; encoded by the coding sequence ATGTTCTCCAGCCTGCATGTCACCTGCGGACCCCGGCAGCACCTGGCAAGCCTCCGCAAGCCCTTGCTGTTCCTCGCCCTGAGCGCCGCCCTCCTGCTCGCCATCGGCCAATACACGGACATCGACCTGTGGCTTGCCGACCTCCACTTCGATCGCGAACGTGGCCTGTTCCCGTGGGACCAGAGCTGGTTCGGCCGCACTTTCATGCACATCTGGGTGAAGAACGTCCTCGTCTGGAGCGGCTTCCTGCTCGTCGCCGCCGCCCTGTTCGACCTCGTGCGCCCGTGGCCGCGACTCGGCGCAGCCGGGCGCGCGCGGCTGCGGCTGCTGGCGCTGGCGGCAACCTTCGCTCCCATGCTGGTACGCAGCCTGAAAGCACGCTCGGCCATGCATTGCCCGTGGGGGATCGAACGCTACGACGGCAGCCATCCCTTCCTCCGCATCCTCGACGCCGTCCCGGCCGACTGGCCGGCCGGCCAGTGCTTCCCCGCCGGCCATGCCAGCGCCGGCATGTGGCTGGCGGCGCTGGCCGTCCTCTGGTTGCCGCACTCGCCGCGCAAGGCGCTGCTGGCCTATGCCGGCGGCAGCAGCGTCGGTCTGCTGCTCGGCTGGGTGCAACAGATGCGCGGTCAGCACTTTCTGACGCACACGCTGTGGACCGCCTGGCTGACCAGCGCGGTGCTCGTCGCGTTGCTGGCCGTCTTTGCCCGCCACCTGCTCCCGGCAGCGCCGGCGGCAGCCGCGGCGCGTTGGCCCGGCACCAGCCGGCGGTGCGCCAGCGGCGGTGACTGA